The following proteins come from a genomic window of Rutidosis leptorrhynchoides isolate AG116_Rl617_1_P2 chromosome 10, CSIRO_AGI_Rlap_v1, whole genome shotgun sequence:
- the LOC139871222 gene encoding uncharacterized protein, with the protein MKKDCIFRDRLKNVKNDLRCWSKIEFGSLENEINLLKTKANRLELLAESGSISVSDRSCWMERRKSWFEKENIKSGMLKQKARIRWILEGDENSKYFHSTIRRKFNKCNIRGLNINGEWNEEPRDVKETILNHFRKIFSAKNANRPSFFSRVGCGFNGLDSRVNSIGLHRNSGIERADITVGLGRDRSEYVGVESNLLGNGFHDLNSGVENINLSEGNDNNLATEINKISSEEAIELERIFSESEIWEAVNDCGSSKALGPDGFNLGFYKKFWNIIKGDLIEAINMFWEKGEISKGCNASFITLVPKKLDPVSLNDYRPISLIGSFYKVIAKLLANRLKKVTPNLVGYEQSAFIKGRNILDGALIANESLSFLKSKRLKSVIFKVDF; encoded by the coding sequence ATGAAAAAAGATTGTATTTTTAGGGATAGGCTTAAAAACGTTAAAAATGATTTACGGTGTTGGAGTAAAATCGAGTTTGGGTCCTTAGAAAATGAGATCAATTTGTTAAAAACAAAGGCGAATAGGTTAGAACTTTTAGCAGAATCGGGTTCAATTAGTGTAAGTGATCGATCATGTTGGATGGAGAGACGCAAGTCATGGTTTGAAAAAGAAAATATTAAATCAGGAATGTTGAAGCAAAAGGCGCGGATACGGTGGATTTTAGAAGGAGACGAGAACTCAAAATATTTCCACTCCACCATCCGTAGAAAGTTTAATAAATGCAATATTCGTGGGTTAAATATTAATGGCGAGTGGAACGAGGAACCAAGGGATGTAAAGGAAACGATTTTAAATCACTTTCGTAAGATTTTTAGTGCCAAAAACGCCAATAGACCTTCCTTTTTTAGTAGAGTGGGATGCGGGTTTAATGGGCTGGACAGTCGCGTTAATAGTATTGGGCTTCACAGGAACAGTGGGATAGAAAGGGCAGATATCACAGTTGGGCTGGGCAGGGACAGAAGTGAATATGTTGGGGTGGAGTCTAATTTATTGGGTAATGGGTTCCATGATCTTAACAGTGGGGTTGAGAATATTAATCTTAGCGaaggtaatgataataatttagcaACTGAGATTAATAAAATTTCAAGTGAAGAAGCAATTGAACTAGAAAGAATATTTAGTGAATCCGAAATATGGGAGGCGGTTAATGATTGTGGAAGCTCGAAGGCTCTGGGACCAGACGGATTTAATTTAGGTTTTTACAAGAAATTCTGGAACATAATTAAAGGTGATCTCATTGAGGCTATCAACATGTTTTGGGAAAAAGGTGAGATATCGAAGGGATGTAACGCTTCTTTCATCACACTAGTCCCAAAAAAATTGGATCCCGTAAGTTTGAACGATTACCGACCGATCAGTTTAATCGGTAGCTTCTATaaggtaattgctaaacttctcgCAAACCGCCTTAAGAAGGTTACCCCTAATCTTGTCGGGTATGAGCAAAGTGCTTTTATTAAAGGAAGGAATATTTTAGATGGGGCCCTTATTGCAAACGAATCCCTCTCTTTTTTAAAAAGCAAGCGACTTAAAAGTGTAATCTTCAAAGTGGATTTCTAG